Below is a genomic region from Escherichia ruysiae.
CTATAAGCATATCATATCAGTATTAATGATCATCACGGTAATCTATCAAATTTCTCGTGCTCCAGGAACATTTAAAGCACTCTATAAAAATAATCTTTTTTATAGTGTCATAGCACTGTCGCTCATTCTTTTATATGCCACATTCATATCACCTGACCTGAAAATAAGTTTTAAAGAATTCAGTAACACGGTACTTAAAGGATTTTTGGCATATAGTTTACTTATACCCGCATTATTAAAAGATGAAGATAATGAAAGCATCGGTAAAATTATACTATACTCATTAGTTACCGGACTTGGGTTGCGCTGCTTTGTTGAAATTATTCTTTATATTCAAGATTATAATAAAGGGATAATGCCATTTACGACCTATGAACACCGTAGTATTTCCGACTCAATGGTGTTTCTGTTTCCTGCATTATTAAACCTTTGGCTTATCAAGAAAACATCTTATAAAATAGGTTTTATAATTTTTAGTGCAATTTTCTTGTTTCTGCTTTTAGGAACGCTCTCCCGTGGTGCGTGGCTGGCTGTATTCATTGTTACTCTACTGTGGTTAATCTTAAATCGTCAGTGGAAATTACTGATGCTGGCCTCCATAATTATTACCGTCGCGGCAGCTTGCGTATTTACCTATAAAGTTGATAATGCCAACAAAGACAGACTTATTTATAAACTTCAACAAACTGACAGTTCTAATCGCTACACCAATGGCACTCAGGGTACGGCCTGGACATTAATAATGGAAAATCCGCTCAAGGGATATGGCTACGGAGATGATATTTACCATAGTATTTATAATAAACGCGTCGTAGATTTTCCATCTTGGATAAGCAAGCAATCTATTGGGCCACATAACATTATTTTGTCAATTTGGTTTGCAGCAGGTTTAGCTGGACTACTCGCTTTACTTTATCTGTATGGCTCTATTATCAAAGAAACAGCTAATGCAACATTTAAAAAAGTTGTGGCTACGCCTTATAATAGTCAATTACTACTATTTTTAACTCTTGTTGGTTTTTATATTATTCGCGGAAACTTCGAGGAAGTTGATCTTAAACCAATTGGCTTGATTGTTGGTTTACTGTTAGCAATGCGGAATAAATAAAAAAAAGCCTGCCTGACATTAAGTTCAGGCAGGCTCTTAAAATCAAATAATTGTTTAACCAAACCAGTCTTGCATTTGTGCTTCAAAGCACTGAGTTACATGTTCCCAGCTATATTTTGAGAAAACAAAATTCTGGGCATTTTCAGCAATTTGTCCTCTGTCAGCATCAGCTAAAACTCGCTTAATATCCGCGAGAATGCTTTCAGATGTCATAGGCTCTGCAAGGTGATAGCCTGTAATTCCTTCCAGAACAAACTCACTAATTCCACCTTTTTGACTGGCAAGTACAGGTTTACCTGCCGCCATCGCTTCAACAGCTACCATACAAAAAGCCTCTTCTACCTGAGAAGGCACAACAACTAAATCTGCTAAACGGTAATAGTTATGCATCTGCTCTGGTGACTGTCCACCCACCATAATGCATGTTGCACCAATAGTTTTCGCTGCATCCAGAACTTTTTTCTGATATTCAGCTTTTTCACCTTTTTTACTGGCAAAAGGATCACCGACGATCACCAGTTTGAGGTTATCTTGTGTCTTATTAAGCCGATTAAAAGCCTCCATAAGCATCAGGCAACCTTTATCTGGCGATATCCTTCCTGCAAATAATAGCACAGTATCATTCGCATCAATGTTCAGCTTCTGCCTCAAATCTTCAGTATTATTTTGTCTGTACGATTCAGAACAAAAACCATTAGGCACAATAGCAATATTTGCATCAGGCATTTTTTCCGAATAGAAATCGAATAGAAACTGGCTAGGAACAATTATCTTAGCATTTTTGTCTAACTGACCTGGCTCGAAAGCATTATGAAAATGCATAACTAGCTGCGCTTGAGGACTTCTGTCACGAATCTGTTTATACAGCTTCATGCTATTGTGGATAACAATAACAGACTCTTTCAGATCAGCATTTTTAGGTTGGGTATTTAAAATACGCTGAGAATACGGCATAGGATCAAGTCGAGTCCACTTTTGGAAAAGTCGTTTATAGACTCGACTAAAACTAATGTAATGAATATCACAATTATCATTTACTTTTGTA
It encodes:
- a CDS encoding lipopolysaccharide N-acetylglucosaminyltransferase, which encodes MIKKIIFTVTPIFSIPPKGAAAVETWIYQVAKRLSIPATIACIRNDGYPTYTKVNDNCDIHYISFSRVYKRLFQKWTRLDPMPYSQRILNTQPKNADLKESVIVIHNSMKLYKQIRDRSPQAQLVMHFHNAFEPGQLDKNAKIIVPSQFLFDFYSEKMPDANIAIVPNGFCSESYRQNNTEDLRQKLNIDANDTVLLFAGRISPDKGCLMLMEAFNRLNKTQDNLKLVIVGDPFASKKGEKAEYQKKVLDAAKTIGATCIMVGGQSPEQMHNYYRLADLVVVPSQVEEAFCMVAVEAMAAGKPVLASQKGGISEFVLEGITGYHLAEPMTSESILADIKRVLADADRGQIAENAQNFVFSKYSWEHVTQCFEAQMQDWFG
- the rfaL gene encoding O-antigen ligase RfaL, with the protein product MLTASLVLRNKENWKPYWNKALVFLFIATFFLDGITRYKHIISVLMIITVIYQISRAPGTFKALYKNNLFYSVIALSLILLYATFISPDLKISFKEFSNTVLKGFLAYSLLIPALLKDEDNESIGKIILYSLVTGLGLRCFVEIILYIQDYNKGIMPFTTYEHRSISDSMVFLFPALLNLWLIKKTSYKIGFIIFSAIFLFLLLGTLSRGAWLAVFIVTLLWLILNRQWKLLMLASIIITVAAACVFTYKVDNANKDRLIYKLQQTDSSNRYTNGTQGTAWTLIMENPLKGYGYGDDIYHSIYNKRVVDFPSWISKQSIGPHNIILSIWFAAGLAGLLALLYLYGSIIKETANATFKKVVATPYNSQLLLFLTLVGFYIIRGNFEEVDLKPIGLIVGLLLAMRNK